In Stieleria varia, one genomic interval encodes:
- a CDS encoding redox-sensing transcriptional repressor Rex, giving the protein MSKEPDEGPVDGRMPHEPSGRLPQPAVGRLSLYFRELHRLNDGGTSHTSSRELGQLVDVSPAVVRRDLSAMGTIGRRGVGYEVVKLIDAIGQLLGSGVQWRVVLVGVGSLGDALLRYRGFERLGFRLTDAFDSDPAKWGRQVGGVLVSDASVMAGRLMETRPELAILAVPADQAPQVAAVLVGAGVSGILNFAPTMLKLPGTTAVVNVDLASELQRLAFSVQNSAR; this is encoded by the coding sequence GTGTCAAAAGAACCTGACGAGGGACCAGTGGACGGCCGTATGCCGCACGAGCCGTCGGGCAGGTTGCCTCAGCCGGCGGTGGGGCGACTGAGTCTCTACTTTCGAGAGCTGCATCGACTCAATGACGGGGGCACCTCCCACACCAGCAGTCGCGAACTGGGGCAACTGGTGGACGTTTCGCCCGCCGTGGTTCGCCGAGACCTCAGTGCAATGGGCACAATCGGTCGCCGCGGTGTGGGCTACGAGGTGGTGAAGTTGATCGATGCAATCGGCCAATTGCTGGGCAGTGGTGTGCAGTGGCGAGTCGTGTTGGTCGGGGTCGGATCTCTTGGAGACGCCTTGCTACGCTACCGAGGATTTGAACGACTGGGCTTTCGTTTGACGGATGCGTTTGATTCCGATCCCGCGAAATGGGGGCGACAGGTCGGCGGCGTGCTGGTCAGTGATGCATCGGTCATGGCGGGACGGCTGATGGAGACTCGGCCGGAATTGGCGATCTTGGCCGTGCCTGCCGACCAGGCGCCACAGGTAGCTGCTGTTTTGGTCGGTGCGGGAGTCAGCGGTATTCTGAACTTTGCACCCACGATGCTGAAGCTGCCTGGGACGACGGCCGTTGTGAATGTCGACTTGGCCAGCGAATTGCAACGGCTCGCCTTTAGCGTCCAGAACTCGGCTCGATAG